In the genome of Heyndrickxia acidicola, the window TTGATGGGTGTTCAACATATAGAACGTTTTGGAAAATCATTTTACCTATTTGTAAGCCTGCATTAATTACAGTATCTATCTTTTCATTCATTTGGACATGGGATGATTTTTTAGGACCATTAATTTATTTAAACCAACCAAGTACTTTTACAATTTCATTAGGCTTACGTATGTTTTCTGATCCATCTTCTTTAACGAAATGGGGAAATTTATTTGCCATGTCTACCCTATCACTATTGCCATTGTTCATTATGTTTTTCATTTTTCAACGCTATATTGTAGACGGAATTGCCACACAAGGATTGAAGTGATAAAAATCACAGATTGCTAGTACGTAAAAGAGAATAAAAATGATATAATAGGCCGGAAAAATACTAGAAATATAGCAGAAACATAACAACTTTACAATGAGCAGGAGAATGCACACTGATTACAAACTTTGGATTTGATTGATGTCATTAAAAATGATCGTGCACCAAAAAAAACGGTCCTGAGTGAATCAAACCCATTGAAATTATCCTAGCTATTTATAAATCTGCTCAAATTGGAAATTAATTAGTTTGCCAATAATATGAGGAGTGATTGCAATGGATAATTGGATTACGGATGCCTTTTATAAAAAAAGAAATGAATTTTCTAATTCAGATTTTCATTCTCATACAGAATTTGAAATTTACCGTTTCCATGAAGGAGATTGCAGATACATCATCGGAAATAAGATTTATTATCTTCAACCCGGTGATATCGTTGTGATGAATGGGTTAACATTGCATCGTGCATTTCCCTCTGCTGAATCTCCTTATGTAAGAAGTGTTGTCTCATTTTCGAGTGAGTGGATAAAACCTAGTTTATGTAAAGACCTCAATTTGCCGGAGCTTTTAGAACCTTTTACAAAAATGGATCATGTTTTGTTACGAATGGGTGATCATGAGTGGTTAAAAACAATTGATTTTCTTATGATAGATATTGAAAAAACAAAGCAAAATTGTGATCGTATTGGACACGCTAATTGTGGATCTCTTACATATCGAATGCATGAAGGGAAATTTAAAATGTCTTTAATCCAATTGTTAATGATAATCTATGATTTAAGTCAAAGTTATTTTCTCTCTGATTGTGATGATTGTTCAGAAAAGGAACATCGAGCCTTTCAAATTAAAAAATGGATTGATCAAAACTACGCAAAACCATTATCGCTGGAAAGTATTGCAGTTTCGTTAGCCATTAGTCGTTCATATATGGCTGCATTATTTAAAGAAGTGACAGACCTTTCAGTTATGGAATATGTTATGCATTGCCGCCTAAATGCTGCAAGGTATATGTTGGAGATGGAAAATAAAACAATTTTTGATATATCTGTTAATGTTGGATTTGAAAGTGTTTCTCATTTTAGTCGTTATTTCAAGAAAAAATTAGGGAAAACACCAACTGAATATCGAAAACTAATTCCGAAGAAATTAGGTCAAATATGAAAAAACGAGGATTTTCTCGTTTTTTTTTTTGTATTCAAACTCGGAAAAATTATGCGTTATTAGTGAGTTAACAAGTGTTTTCGCTCTTGAAATTAGAGATCCGATGTAAGTGTCTTTCTGCAACTTCTAAAAGAGCCTGATTTGCCTAGTAATAAGAAGGAATACATCCAAATATTCATTGAAGAATTAGATCTTGCAAATATAATAATCAATGATTTTTTATCTTTTGGAAAACCCTCAATAAATAACAGCGAAAGAATCAAAGTAGGTTATCAGTCACAAGGTGTAGTAAATATCTTTCAAAGTTACAGCCTGAACCATAATGTTGAGATTAATACTGATATTCTTGATAACTATTGGATTTTCGACTTGAATGGGCAGTTTTAACATCTTTGATGATCAAATCTTTTGTTTTTGTCCGAGTTAATCATTCCTCTACATGGATGTCACCTTTTCTAAGTTTACATTTTTTCATTAAAGGACAAGAATTTCTCCGGGCAGCATGACGATAAAAATAGCTAACATAAAAGGAACTAACTCGTTTTCTGAAAGG includes:
- a CDS encoding AraC family transcriptional regulator, which gives rise to MDNWITDAFYKKRNEFSNSDFHSHTEFEIYRFHEGDCRYIIGNKIYYLQPGDIVVMNGLTLHRAFPSAESPYVRSVVSFSSEWIKPSLCKDLNLPELLEPFTKMDHVLLRMGDHEWLKTIDFLMIDIEKTKQNCDRIGHANCGSLTYRMHEGKFKMSLIQLLMIIYDLSQSYFLSDCDDCSEKEHRAFQIKKWIDQNYAKPLSLESIAVSLAISRSYMAALFKEVTDLSVMEYVMHCRLNAARYMLEMENKTIFDISVNVGFESVSHFSRYFKKKLGKTPTEYRKLIPKKLGQI